A single region of the Lysinibacillus sp. B2A1 genome encodes:
- a CDS encoding threonylcarbamoyl-AMP synthase, protein METVYRVVDSNVNSQINYTQAVDILNAGEVVAFPTETVYGLGAVATNDEAVKKIFEAKGRPSDNPLIVHIGTKEEVELYIEHIPKVAKLCMELFWPGPLTLVMQVKPNMLAKSVTAGLDTVGIRMPDHPVALALLQQLKKPLAAPSANRSGKPSPTEAIHVQDDLGGYIPYILDGGSTGIGLESTVLDVTHEPPVILRPGGITKEMLEHEIGPVIQPTKNEQNLASTPKAPGMKYTHYAPNAPVLLIDCKVEKVKNAVQQLQAQGQKVALLAPDNFRNIKVDFYFSVGVAHRKEEMGAALYHALRACDKTAATIILATTTSSEGVGAAIMNRLEKASGGKWYTP, encoded by the coding sequence ATGGAAACCGTTTACAGGGTTGTGGACAGTAATGTGAATAGTCAGATAAATTATACACAGGCTGTGGATATCTTAAATGCAGGAGAGGTAGTAGCCTTTCCAACAGAAACGGTTTATGGCTTGGGTGCGGTTGCAACGAATGACGAGGCAGTTAAAAAAATATTTGAAGCAAAAGGTCGCCCTTCAGATAATCCATTAATCGTCCACATTGGTACGAAAGAGGAAGTTGAGCTTTATATTGAACATATTCCAAAAGTAGCTAAATTATGTATGGAGCTATTTTGGCCTGGTCCACTGACACTAGTTATGCAAGTAAAGCCAAATATGCTGGCAAAAAGTGTGACAGCAGGGCTTGATACTGTGGGCATTCGTATGCCAGATCATCCAGTTGCGCTCGCATTACTTCAACAATTAAAAAAACCACTCGCTGCACCTAGCGCTAATCGTAGTGGAAAGCCAAGTCCTACGGAAGCAATTCATGTCCAAGATGATTTGGGTGGGTACATACCTTATATTTTAGATGGTGGTTCTACAGGAATCGGGCTGGAATCTACAGTATTGGATGTTACACACGAGCCACCAGTTATTTTACGTCCAGGTGGAATTACAAAGGAAATGCTAGAGCATGAGATTGGTCCTGTTATTCAGCCAACCAAAAATGAGCAAAACTTAGCATCTACACCAAAAGCGCCTGGTATGAAGTATACGCACTATGCTCCGAATGCTCCTGTGTTATTAATTGACTGTAAAGTGGAGAAAGTTAAGAATGCTGTACAGCAATTACAAGCACAAGGGCAAAAGGTTGCACTGCTTGCCCCTGATAACTTTAGGAACATCAAGGTAGATTTTTATTTCTCAGTCGGGGTAGCACATCGCAAAGAAGAAATGGGTGCTGCATTATATCATGCATTAAGAGCATGCGATAAAACAGCAGCTACCATTATATTAGCAACTACTACTTCATCTGAAGGGGTAGGTGCCGCAATTATGAATCGATTAGAAAAGGCTTCTGGTGGGAAATGGTATACACCTTAA
- a CDS encoding ferrichrome ABC transporter permease, protein MATSAEGVEGLEKLEALQKRSHPIRAVVALVLGLVGLVFAIALSISFGAADISLSTVWKAVFNFSSDLTEHQIIHEIRLPRVLGAALVGACFAVSGAIMQGMTRNPLADSGLLGLNAGAAFMLAVCFAFFPGLSYMYIIMWSFLGAGLGVAIVYGIGSIAKGGLTPMRLVLAGAAVSALLGALGEGIALYFRIGQDLAFWYAGGVSGTKWSHLQIMGPWILVAMIGALILSRSITLLSLGEEIAIGLGQRTGVIKVWGMIIVLVLAGAAVSVVGAVGFVGLIVPHLTRYIVGHDYRWIISCSVVYGALLVVLADFIARIINPPYESPIGALIAFIGVPFFLYLARKGGKEL, encoded by the coding sequence ATGGCTACGTCAGCTGAAGGAGTAGAAGGACTCGAAAAATTAGAGGCGCTGCAAAAACGTTCTCATCCAATACGTGCTGTAGTGGCGCTTGTTTTAGGTCTTGTTGGACTAGTATTTGCAATAGCTTTATCAATATCTTTTGGAGCGGCAGATATTTCGCTAAGTACTGTATGGAAGGCAGTTTTTAATTTTTCATCTGATTTAACTGAACATCAAATTATTCATGAAATACGTTTGCCACGAGTATTAGGTGCAGCATTAGTAGGTGCATGTTTTGCAGTTTCTGGTGCTATTATGCAAGGAATGACACGCAATCCATTAGCAGATTCAGGCTTGTTAGGATTAAACGCTGGTGCAGCATTTATGCTTGCAGTCTGCTTTGCATTTTTTCCAGGCTTATCATATATGTATATCATTATGTGGTCATTTTTAGGTGCCGGATTAGGGGTAGCTATTGTTTACGGAATCGGTTCCATTGCTAAAGGTGGCTTAACACCAATGAGACTAGTACTTGCAGGGGCAGCTGTAAGTGCACTTTTAGGAGCATTAGGTGAAGGGATTGCTCTTTATTTTCGTATTGGACAAGATTTAGCCTTTTGGTATGCAGGCGGTGTTTCGGGGACTAAGTGGAGTCATCTACAAATCATGGGTCCTTGGATACTTGTAGCTATGATTGGTGCACTTATTCTGTCACGTTCAATTACGTTATTAAGTTTAGGAGAGGAAATTGCAATTGGCTTGGGACAGCGAACAGGGGTCATTAAAGTATGGGGTATGATTATCGTGCTTGTTTTAGCAGGTGCGGCTGTTTCTGTTGTCGGTGCAGTTGGCTTTGTAGGACTAATTGTTCCGCATTTAACAAGATACATAGTAGGACATGATTATCGTTGGATTATTTCCTGTTCAGTAGTGTACGGTGCACTACTTGTTGTGCTGGCTGATTTTATTGCTCGTATCATTAATCCACCATATGAATCGCCTATTGGAGCATTAATTGCCTTTATTGGCGTACCATTCTTCCTATACTTAGCACGTAAAGGAGGAAAAGAATTATGA
- a CDS encoding 50S ribosomal protein L31, giving the protein MKQGIHPNYKEATVTCSCGNTFKTGSVKENIVVEFCNECHPFYTGRQKFASADGRVDRFNKKYGLKN; this is encoded by the coding sequence ATGAAACAAGGAATTCATCCAAACTACAAAGAAGCAACAGTAACTTGCTCTTGTGGGAATACTTTCAAAACTGGTTCAGTAAAAGAAAACATCGTTGTCGAGTTCTGCAACGAATGTCACCCATTCTATACTGGCCGTCAAAAATTCGCGTCTGCTGATGGTCGCGTGGATCGTTTCAACAAAAAATACGGTCTTAAAAACTAA
- a CDS encoding TIGR01440 family protein translates to MVIQQVRTHLTQLLSEFEEQVTLRPNTIFVVGCSTSEVIGQKIGTAGALEIAEAIFEPLQAFAKKHQLHLAFQGCEHINRAITMEATIADHLGYEPVSVVPVRTAGGSMSAYAYTQFDNPVVVETVQASAGIDIGQTLIGMHLKAVAVPVRTSVRMIGEAVVTIATTRPKLIGGERAVYK, encoded by the coding sequence GTGGTTATACAACAGGTACGGACACATTTGACTCAGTTGCTCAGTGAATTTGAAGAGCAGGTAACCTTACGACCAAATACTATTTTTGTCGTAGGCTGCTCGACATCTGAAGTGATTGGTCAGAAAATTGGCACAGCGGGTGCACTTGAAATCGCAGAGGCGATATTTGAGCCTCTTCAAGCATTTGCAAAAAAACATCAGCTGCATCTAGCATTCCAAGGCTGTGAACATATTAATCGCGCCATTACAATGGAAGCAACAATCGCGGACCATTTAGGCTATGAACCAGTATCTGTAGTTCCCGTTCGGACAGCAGGTGGCTCAATGTCTGCTTATGCCTATACACAATTTGACAATCCGGTTGTTGTGGAAACAGTGCAGGCTAGCGCAGGAATTGATATAGGTCAAACATTAATTGGCATGCATTTAAAGGCAGTAGCTGTCCCGGTTCGTACATCGGTGCGAATGATAGGAGAAGCGGTTGTAACAATTGCTACAACACGTCCGAAGCTGATTGGCGGAGAACGTGCAGTATATAAATAA
- a CDS encoding iron ABC transporter permease codes for MSQNSYLTASQQKTRKKNLFVLSILTILIIITFIISMNTGVIKLTPMEVLSTLFGQGDAQQQLILFEFRLPRIVIAVLVGMGLAISGAILQGISRNALADPGILGINAGAGLAVMLFISFFPATAAAPVYLLPVLAFFGSGMTAIIIYALSYKRHEGITPMRLLLTGIAVAAGISSAMIVLTLRLSPENYQFVATWLAGSIWGSNWKFVLSLLPWLVVLLPFVYTKSRVLNILNLGELTAVGLGASIEKERRWLLAASVGLAGASVSVSGGIGFVGLIAPHLARQLVGAKHQFLLPASALVGGLLVLMADTIGRSLLEPSEIPAGIVVAVLGAPYFLYLLARLKQ; via the coding sequence ATGAGTCAAAATAGTTATTTAACCGCTAGTCAACAAAAGACAAGGAAAAAAAATCTTTTCGTATTAAGCATCTTAACGATATTAATTATTATTACTTTTATTATCAGTATGAATACAGGGGTCATAAAATTAACACCTATGGAGGTTCTAAGTACTCTATTTGGTCAGGGTGATGCGCAGCAGCAGCTTATTTTATTTGAATTTAGGCTTCCACGTATTGTCATTGCTGTGTTAGTGGGAATGGGTTTAGCAATCTCAGGAGCTATTTTACAAGGAATTTCAAGGAATGCTTTGGCGGATCCTGGTATTCTCGGTATCAATGCTGGTGCTGGACTTGCCGTGATGTTATTTATTTCTTTCTTCCCAGCAACAGCAGCAGCTCCTGTTTATCTACTCCCTGTATTAGCTTTTTTTGGATCTGGTATGACGGCAATTATTATCTATGCACTATCTTATAAACGTCATGAGGGAATCACACCGATGCGCTTACTTCTTACAGGGATTGCTGTAGCAGCAGGTATTAGTTCAGCAATGATTGTACTGACGCTTCGCCTTTCACCTGAAAATTATCAATTTGTGGCAACTTGGCTTGCAGGTAGTATTTGGGGCTCGAATTGGAAATTTGTTTTATCATTATTGCCTTGGCTCGTTGTATTGCTTCCTTTTGTTTATACAAAATCACGTGTATTAAATATCTTGAATTTAGGTGAATTAACTGCTGTTGGTTTAGGTGCTTCGATTGAAAAAGAACGTCGCTGGCTATTAGCGGCATCTGTCGGTTTAGCAGGAGCAAGCGTTTCAGTCAGTGGAGGAATTGGCTTTGTTGGGTTAATTGCTCCACATTTAGCACGGCAACTTGTAGGAGCAAAACATCAATTTTTACTTCCTGCTTCAGCATTAGTTGGCGGTCTACTTGTACTAATGGCAGACACGATTGGTCGTTCCTTACTTGAACCTTCTGAAATACCAGCAGGGATAGTTGTTGCTGTTTTAGGCGCACCATACTTCTTATACTTATTAGCTCGATTAAAACAATAA
- the prfA gene encoding peptide chain release factor 1: protein MFDRLQAVEDRYERLTELLSDPDIVNDSKKLREYSKEQSDIQETVDTYREYKNVKEQLADTREMLDSEKDPDMHEMVKEEFNLLKAQQEDLEERLRILLIPKDPNDNKNVIMEIRGAAGGDEANIFAGDLFRMYSRYAETQGWKIDIMEATPNPMGGYKEVIFMINGQGAYSKFKFENGAHRVQRVPATESQGRIHTSTATVACLPEVEEVDVEIHEKDIRVDTFASSGAGGQSVNTTMSAVRMTHLPTGVVVSMQDERSQIKNREKAMKILRARVADMYMQEAQKEIDATRKSAVGSGDRSERIRTYNYPQNRVTDHRIGLTIQKLDQIVEGRIDEIIDALILEEQASKLERLNDDL, encoded by the coding sequence ATGTTTGATCGATTGCAGGCAGTGGAGGATCGTTATGAAAGGCTAACAGAGCTTTTAAGTGACCCTGATATTGTGAATGATAGTAAAAAATTACGTGAGTATTCCAAAGAGCAATCAGATATCCAGGAAACTGTAGATACTTATAGAGAATATAAAAATGTAAAAGAGCAATTAGCTGATACACGTGAAATGCTAGATAGCGAAAAAGATCCTGATATGCATGAGATGGTGAAAGAGGAATTTAATCTATTAAAAGCACAGCAGGAAGACCTTGAAGAACGTTTACGTATCTTACTAATTCCTAAAGACCCGAACGATAATAAAAACGTTATTATGGAAATTCGTGGCGCAGCAGGTGGGGATGAGGCGAATATTTTTGCGGGAGATTTATTCCGTATGTATTCTCGCTATGCGGAGACACAAGGCTGGAAAATTGATATTATGGAGGCTACTCCAAACCCAATGGGCGGTTATAAAGAAGTGATCTTTATGATCAATGGACAAGGTGCCTATTCCAAATTCAAATTTGAAAATGGTGCACACCGTGTTCAACGTGTCCCTGCTACAGAATCGCAGGGCCGTATCCATACATCAACTGCAACAGTAGCATGTTTACCTGAGGTAGAAGAAGTAGACGTTGAAATTCATGAAAAAGATATTCGTGTAGATACATTCGCATCTTCTGGTGCGGGTGGTCAATCCGTTAATACAACGATGTCTGCCGTTCGTATGACCCATTTACCAACAGGTGTTGTAGTATCAATGCAGGATGAGCGTTCTCAGATTAAAAACCGTGAAAAAGCGATGAAGATTCTTCGCGCTCGTGTTGCTGATATGTATATGCAAGAAGCGCAAAAGGAAATCGATGCCACACGTAAATCAGCTGTAGGTTCAGGCGATCGCTCTGAGCGTATTCGCACTTACAATTATCCACAAAACCGTGTAACAGACCACCGTATTGGATTAACGATTCAAAAGCTAGATCAAATCGTTGAAGGTAGAATTGACGAAATTATTGATGCCCTTATTTTAGAGGAGCAAGCATCAAAGTTAGAGCGTTTAAATGATGATTTATAA
- the prmC gene encoding peptide chain release factor N(5)-glutamine methyltransferase: MMIYKNVMEALAWASSFLVDNGREETAARIVMQHVIGTSYSEVMLHLQDVLTIEQQVKFKKLIEEHASGRPVQYCVGSEEFYGRSFIVDESVLIPRPETEELVLGTINRLGKLFNQQTLKLADIGTGSGAIAISMKLECPKLSVVATDLSEKALVTAQKNAESLAATIDFRLGDLTEPLKGERFDVVLSNPPYIAVDEAKEMSSIVLEHEPHSALFAEEEGLILYRKLAEQLPAIVNKPALIGLEIGYTQGEQVAKFFKNSFPQSTISIEKDINGRPRMIFCEIHV; the protein is encoded by the coding sequence ATGATGATTTATAAAAATGTGATGGAGGCCCTTGCATGGGCTTCTTCTTTTTTAGTGGATAATGGTCGTGAGGAAACGGCAGCACGTATTGTAATGCAGCATGTTATAGGGACTAGCTATTCAGAAGTAATGCTGCATCTTCAGGATGTGTTAACAATAGAACAACAAGTGAAATTTAAGAAACTTATTGAAGAGCATGCAAGTGGTCGCCCTGTACAGTATTGTGTTGGTAGTGAGGAATTTTATGGTCGCTCATTTATTGTGGATGAATCCGTGTTAATTCCTAGACCTGAAACAGAGGAGTTAGTACTTGGAACAATTAATCGCTTAGGCAAACTATTTAATCAGCAAACATTAAAGCTAGCTGATATTGGAACAGGGAGTGGAGCGATTGCTATTTCTATGAAGCTCGAATGTCCGAAGCTTTCAGTTGTAGCTACTGATTTATCTGAGAAGGCACTTGTGACTGCCCAAAAAAATGCGGAAAGTCTAGCAGCTACAATCGATTTCAGATTGGGTGATTTAACGGAACCACTTAAAGGCGAGCGATTTGATGTCGTTTTATCCAATCCTCCTTATATTGCCGTTGATGAAGCAAAGGAGATGTCGAGCATTGTGCTAGAGCATGAACCACATAGTGCACTTTTTGCAGAGGAAGAGGGACTTATTTTATATAGAAAGCTGGCAGAACAGCTACCAGCCATTGTGAATAAACCTGCACTTATCGGACTAGAGATTGGTTATACACAGGGAGAGCAAGTCGCTAAGTTCTTTAAAAATAGTTTTCCACAGTCTACAATTTCGATAGAAAAAGATATTAATGGTAGACCTCGAATGATTTTTTGTGAAATACATGTATAA
- a CDS encoding thymidine kinase → MAQLYFKHGAMNSGKSIEILKVAHNYEEQQKPVMIFTSGLDTRDEVGFVSSRVGLRQEAIPVYDDTNIFELVEKNAVKPYCVLVDEVQFLKKAHVLQLANIVDKLGIPVMGFGLKNDFQNELFEGSQYMLTYADKIEEMKTICWFCHKKATMNLRVDESGKPVYTGDQIQIGGNDSYYPVCRKCHAHPPL, encoded by the coding sequence ATGGCACAGCTATATTTTAAGCATGGCGCAATGAATAGTGGGAAATCCATCGAAATTTTGAAAGTTGCGCATAACTATGAAGAACAACAAAAACCTGTCATGATATTTACATCAGGCTTAGATACACGTGATGAAGTAGGCTTTGTTTCCAGTAGAGTGGGCTTACGTCAAGAAGCTATACCTGTTTATGATGATACAAATATATTTGAGCTCGTGGAAAAAAATGCAGTAAAGCCATACTGTGTACTTGTTGATGAAGTACAATTTTTAAAAAAGGCACATGTTTTACAGTTAGCAAATATTGTGGATAAACTAGGCATCCCTGTTATGGGCTTTGGTTTGAAAAATGATTTTCAAAATGAGTTATTTGAAGGAAGTCAGTACATGCTTACATATGCAGATAAAATTGAAGAAATGAAAACCATTTGCTGGTTCTGCCATAAAAAAGCAACGATGAATTTACGTGTTGATGAAAGTGGAAAGCCTGTGTATACAGGTGATCAAATTCAAATTGGTGGAAATGATTCCTACTATCCAGTTTGCAGAAAGTGTCATGCGCACCCACCGCTATAA
- a CDS encoding protein-tyrosine-phosphatase has translation MKILFVCTGNTCRSPMAEAILKHQQIANVEVQSAGIFAMPYAEMSAHAQQVLNEANIKHQHSATQLSITEIEWADLILTMTTAHKDTIIAQYPNTEHKVLTFKEYIIEGSMDNVVDPYGGSKVIYEATFAELKELVERLVKKLEKN, from the coding sequence GTGAAAATACTATTTGTTTGTACTGGGAATACTTGTCGCAGTCCAATGGCAGAGGCTATATTAAAACATCAACAAATTGCTAATGTTGAGGTTCAATCAGCAGGTATTTTTGCGATGCCTTATGCAGAAATGTCTGCACATGCGCAGCAAGTATTAAATGAAGCGAATATAAAACATCAACATTCAGCTACACAACTATCTATTACTGAAATAGAGTGGGCAGACTTAATTTTAACAATGACAACAGCTCATAAAGATACAATCATTGCTCAATACCCAAATACAGAACACAAGGTTTTAACTTTTAAAGAATATATAATTGAAGGTAGTATGGATAATGTTGTAGATCCTTATGGTGGGAGTAAAGTAATATATGAAGCAACATTTGCAGAATTAAAAGAATTGGTAGAACGATTAGTAAAAAAACTTGAAAAGAATTGA
- a CDS encoding methyl-accepting chemotaxis protein, producing MKKQFGLRLKLALFVGILALITYSISFIFIEFLQPTFFPEINRKLFEIVTYLLGIVWSGILAWVLCGVLIRPLQQLELSASRVAEGKIGQDVELPKTNDEIRSVAEAFQQMVLNLRQMVESIDHNFQQTNQSIIQLSDEAAIATKKAEGIASTVKHISTGAEASAIAVQDTAEAIEDVRALATEVNRRAEASATQTKEILHNLTNTTMAIETLVNSIQQISTGNNEALESIRALEDNAGQVERIISLVGDIAAQTNLLALNASIEAARAGEHGKGFAVVAEEVRGLADESAKAVQGITSLIQSMQQNVEIVVTQMNQQVAFATKEAARVSETTTAVEGMSSSVHEMATAIVEISSLIEQQMHNIETTARQSQEVAAIAQETSAGAQEVRGAAEEQAYAIEQVEQLAQDLKKQSEELHKMIQQFDRQA from the coding sequence ATGAAAAAACAGTTTGGCTTACGACTTAAACTAGCACTATTTGTTGGTATTCTTGCACTAATCACCTACAGCATTAGCTTTATATTCATCGAATTTTTACAACCTACCTTCTTTCCAGAGATTAATCGCAAACTGTTTGAAATTGTTACTTATCTATTAGGTATTGTATGGTCAGGTATTTTGGCTTGGGTATTATGTGGAGTCCTAATCAGACCATTACAACAGCTAGAGTTATCAGCTTCACGTGTAGCAGAAGGAAAAATAGGACAAGATGTAGAATTGCCGAAAACAAATGATGAGATTCGTTCTGTTGCAGAGGCATTCCAGCAAATGGTATTAAATTTACGACAAATGGTTGAAAGTATAGACCATAATTTCCAGCAAACAAATCAATCGATTATTCAATTATCGGATGAGGCAGCTATTGCTACGAAAAAAGCAGAAGGTATTGCCTCTACAGTAAAGCACATTTCTACAGGAGCAGAGGCCTCTGCTATAGCAGTACAGGATACAGCTGAAGCCATTGAAGACGTGCGAGCGCTTGCCACAGAAGTAAATAGAAGAGCTGAAGCATCGGCAACGCAAACTAAAGAGATTTTACATAATCTTACAAATACGACGATGGCCATAGAAACGTTAGTTAATAGTATTCAACAAATCTCTACTGGTAACAATGAAGCATTAGAGAGCATTCGTGCACTAGAGGATAATGCTGGACAAGTGGAGCGTATTATTAGTTTAGTTGGCGATATTGCAGCACAGACAAATTTACTAGCATTAAATGCTTCCATTGAGGCAGCCCGTGCTGGTGAGCATGGAAAAGGCTTTGCTGTTGTTGCTGAAGAGGTTCGTGGTTTGGCTGATGAAAGCGCCAAAGCAGTACAAGGTATTACAAGTTTAATTCAATCCATGCAACAAAACGTGGAGATTGTTGTTACACAAATGAATCAACAAGTAGCTTTTGCAACGAAGGAAGCAGCCCGTGTGTCAGAAACAACAACGGCAGTAGAGGGGATGTCTTCGAGTGTACATGAAATGGCAACAGCTATTGTAGAAATATCTTCATTAATAGAGCAGCAAATGCACAATATTGAAACAACAGCTCGTCAATCTCAAGAAGTTGCTGCTATTGCACAAGAAACGTCAGCGGGTGCCCAAGAGGTACGCGGGGCAGCAGAAGAGCAAGCTTACGCTATTGAACAGGTAGAGCAATTAGCGCAGGACTTAAAGAAGCAATCGGAAGAGCTGCATAAAATGATTCAACAATTTGATAGACAAGCATAG
- a CDS encoding stage II sporulation protein R, with the protein MLNEYKIIRLPKQNILLAFARLVVIAIALQLCILYIPSLVGLAKENTNQQQEQDFRIRVIANSNTAQDQLEKELLVEDLKPYFMQASAAAIVDNKQIQVLKREIEAQINKNYPQLDTQVQLGDNLFPPKRKNAVLSPQNMYHSIVVKIGNARGDNWWCSIFPSICEPEKDEELEEEKEEVTFFIWEWLKGFFE; encoded by the coding sequence ATGTTAAATGAATACAAGATTATTAGATTACCTAAACAGAATATCTTACTAGCTTTTGCTAGACTAGTAGTAATAGCCATTGCTTTACAACTATGTATTTTATATATTCCATCATTGGTAGGATTAGCTAAGGAAAATACGAATCAACAGCAAGAACAAGATTTTCGTATAAGAGTAATTGCAAATAGTAATACGGCACAGGATCAGCTTGAAAAAGAGCTTCTTGTCGAAGATTTAAAGCCTTATTTTATGCAAGCATCTGCTGCTGCAATTGTGGATAATAAGCAAATACAGGTATTAAAGCGGGAAATTGAAGCGCAAATAAATAAAAATTATCCACAGCTTGATACACAAGTTCAGCTTGGGGATAATTTATTTCCACCTAAGAGAAAGAATGCTGTTCTCTCTCCACAAAACATGTATCATTCTATTGTTGTGAAGATTGGTAATGCACGTGGTGATAACTGGTGGTGTAGCATATTCCCATCAATTTGTGAACCAGAAAAGGACGAAGAGTTAGAAGAAGAAAAGGAAGAGGTTACATTTTTTATCTGGGAATGGTTAAAGGGTTTTTTTGAATGA
- a CDS encoding thioredoxin reductase: MKEELYDVTIVGGGPAGLYTAFYSGMRDLKTKIIEYSSQLGGRMLIYPEKMIWDVGGVPPILGGQLIEHLIEQAKTFDPTIVFNQKVEHLERQSDGTFILTSSTGEKHYSKTVILAVGYGVLSMQKLEIEGADKYEVTNLHYTVQELEIFRDKHVLISGGGNSAVDWANELEPIAASVTVVHRRDEFGGHEKRVLKMRDSSVCLKTPYEVVQLHGDGELIQSVSIENKETGEIERIELDAIIVNHGLKCDYGALEKWGLNIEDGVAIVNEKRETNIEGIYGAGDFVDHPSKVRYIAGAFTDGILALNSAKLYLEPDAPKVAYVSSHNIRFKERNKKIGLVDNDYREVRG, encoded by the coding sequence ATGAAGGAAGAACTGTATGATGTGACGATTGTTGGTGGTGGTCCAGCAGGGCTCTATACGGCTTTTTATAGTGGAATGCGGGATTTAAAGACGAAGATTATTGAATATAGCTCTCAGCTTGGGGGGCGTATGTTAATCTATCCTGAGAAAATGATATGGGATGTCGGAGGCGTACCGCCAATTTTAGGTGGCCAGCTAATTGAGCATTTAATAGAACAGGCGAAAACATTTGATCCAACAATTGTGTTCAATCAGAAAGTCGAGCATTTAGAAAGACAAAGTGATGGTACATTTATTTTGACTTCATCGACAGGTGAAAAGCATTATTCGAAAACAGTTATTTTAGCTGTTGGATATGGTGTCCTTTCCATGCAAAAGCTTGAAATAGAGGGTGCTGATAAATATGAAGTAACGAATTTGCATTATACTGTGCAGGAATTAGAGATATTCCGCGATAAGCATGTTTTAATTTCTGGCGGCGGTAATTCTGCTGTGGATTGGGCAAATGAATTAGAACCGATTGCTGCTAGTGTAACAGTTGTTCATCGTCGTGATGAATTTGGCGGTCATGAAAAAAGAGTCTTAAAAATGCGTGATTCCTCAGTATGTTTAAAAACACCATATGAGGTAGTTCAGCTACATGGAGATGGTGAATTAATTCAATCTGTTTCGATAGAAAATAAAGAAACTGGTGAAATTGAACGTATTGAATTAGATGCAATCATTGTGAATCATGGCTTAAAATGCGATTATGGTGCACTTGAAAAATGGGGATTAAACATTGAAGATGGCGTTGCGATTGTCAATGAAAAACGTGAAACGAACATTGAAGGTATTTATGGAGCAGGAGATTTTGTAGATCATCCTAGTAAGGTTCGATATATAGCAGGTGCATTTACAGATGGTATATTAGCATTAAATAGCGCAAAGCTGTATTTAGAACCAGATGCACCTAAAGTCGCGTATGTTTCATCTCACAATATTCGTTTTAAAGAACGTAATAAAAAAATAGGTTTAGTGGATAATGATTATCGTGAAGTAAGAGGATAA
- the rpiB gene encoding ribose 5-phosphate isomerase B, translating into MRIAISSDHGGNNLRREIMQLLDELKISYEDFGPQSADSVDYPDYAKPVSEGVVSGEFDKGILICGTGIGMSIAANKVKGIRCALVHDVFSAKATRCHNDSNILAMGERVIGPGLAREIVRTWLETEFEGGRHARRIEKITELEQ; encoded by the coding sequence GTGAGAATAGCAATTTCTTCTGATCACGGAGGCAATAACTTACGTCGTGAGATTATGCAGCTGTTAGATGAGCTAAAGATTAGCTACGAAGATTTTGGTCCACAATCTGCGGATTCAGTAGACTATCCTGATTATGCAAAACCAGTTTCTGAAGGTGTTGTTAGCGGGGAATTTGATAAAGGTATTTTAATTTGTGGGACAGGTATTGGTATGTCCATCGCTGCAAATAAAGTGAAGGGAATTCGTTGTGCTTTAGTACATGATGTATTTAGCGCAAAGGCAACACGTTGCCACAATGATTCAAATATTTTGGCTATGGGAGAACGTGTGATAGGTCCTGGTCTTGCACGTGAAATTGTCCGAACATGGCTTGAAACAGAATTTGAGGGTGGGCGCCATGCTCGCCGTATTGAAAAAATTACTGAACTTGAACAATAA